AGATCCTTAATGTCAGTAATCTGCCCAGACATTTTATCAATATATGCATTTTTTAATATTTGTACACTTTCATTAACCATTTTTTCAAATTGCATTCCATTTTCAACCTTTACATCATTGTTAAAAATTTGAGCAACCTTGTTTTGTTGTTCGAGTTCAATAAACTTATTAATGATCATTGCAGGATTAAGCTCTAAATTTTCTTCATAAAGCTCAAAAATAATGCCTGCGACTTGACTATATAATCCATCTACAAATTCCAATGGTTTGATATATGGCCTAACAGCTTCAAAAATATCCTTGTGACTCACTATAAAGGTTAATATATTTTTTTGTGCGACTTCGATGGAATCCTTTGAGAGTCTATTTTTGATTTTTCCTTCTGAATAAGCGTCTTCTCTTTTATGAGTTACAATTCCAACGTCTTTTCCAATTTTCTCCATTTCAGATTGGAGTGCTTTTGGGTTCATACTATATCTATTAATCATTGCTTCAAAATAGCTATCTCTTTTTATTTCATTTTCTAGCTCAACTAATTTTTTGGCAATGCTTTGATAGAACTTAGTCTTATGATCTGGATCTGATAAATTATATTTTGCCTCTAATTGCTCAACTTCAAACATAAAGCTTGGAATTGATGAAGAAATAATTTCTTCAAAACGTTCCGCTCCTTCTGCTTTTATAAAATCATCAGGGTCCTTATAAGGCAACATCTTTAATACTCTTACAGTAATATCTGAGGCTTCCATGATTGGAATTGCCTTTAGAATAGCATTGATGCCTGCTTTATCACTATCATAAGCAATGATCACTTCGTTCGTATACCTCTTTAGCAAATTACTTTGCCCTTGGGTAAACGCTGTTCCTAAAGAAGCAACTGTATTATCAAAGCCAGCTTGATGTAATGAAATTACATCCATATATCCTTCAACTAAAATAATATTGTTTCTTCTAGAGGTTCTTGCTATATTGAGTCCATATAGATTTTTGCTTTTATCAAAAAGCTTGGTTTCAGGAGAATTCAAGTACTTAGGCATTCCATCACCCAAAACCCTTCCTCCAAACCCAATCACTCGATTATGTATATCAAATATTGGGAACATGACTCTATTAAAAAAACGGTCATATACTTCTCCAGGTTTGCTTTTATCTTCTAAAACAAGGCCACTATCTGTCAAAACAGCGTCAGCATATCCCTTGCCTTTCAAATATTGATATAAATCATCTCTAAAAAAATGAGAGAAACCAAGGCCAAACTTTTTCCTTGTTTCACTTTCGATGCCTCTATCATTTAAATAATCAGAAGCTTTCTTTCCAAGCGGTACATTTGTCTGATGATAAAAATACTTCGCTGCTTCTTTGTTTGCATCATATAACTGCTGTTTATACTGCACCATTCTTCGCATTTCTTCTGAGATTTCCGGTTCTGGAAGACTAATATTTACCCTGTCTGCCAAAGCCTTAATCGCCTCAACGAAGGAATAATTCTCGTACTCCATCACAAATGTTATTACGTTACCGCCTGCACCACAGCCAAAGCAATGATAAATCTGCTTATCTTGGGCTACCGAAAAGGAAGGTGTCTTTTCGTTATGAAAGGGGCATAATCCAAAATGTGAAGTGCCTTTTTTATTCAGTCTTACATATTGAGAAATAACTTCTACAATATCATTTTGATACCTAATTTCCTCAACTAACTCATCTGGATAAAACATTTTCAACCAAAGCTCCTTCACTATTCCACTGTTATATTTTCGACAAAATATTTGTGAATCCTTTAATTATTTTTATTTCTATATTTCTTTCCATGATGAAGGAATAAATAAGTCATAAAATTTTCCAATTGCATACCGATCAGTCATTCCCGCAACATAGTCACAAACTACTCTTTCTAGAGGTTCACCCTCAATTTCAATCATATCTATATACTCCGGAGGTAAAATATGTGGTTTCTCTTTAAAATATAAGAAGAGCTGCATCAACATATTTTTAGCCTTATCTTCATGATCCTTGGCCTTTGATCCAATATAAACATTGTTGAACATAAAAACTCTAAGCTCTTTCATTGCATCATCCATATCTGGGCTCATTTTGATTTCTTCTTGATTCAGACTTTGATTCACAATATCGTGAATCAAATTACTAATTCTTTCCCTAGACGTCTTTCCAAGAACATCTGTATATATACTTGGTAAGTCCTTAACATCTAAAATCTTTCCTCTAATAGCGTCATCAATATCATGATTGATATAAGCAATTTTATCAGATAATCGAATAATCTGTCCTTCTAATGTGTTAGGTTTACCTTTCGTAGGATGATTCAGAATTCCATCTCTAACCTCCCATGTTAAGTTTAAACCTTGCCCTTTATTTTCAAGCTTCTCTACAACGCGAAGACTTTGTTCATAATGTCTAAAACCTTGACTGCAAATTTCATCTAATGCATACTCTCCCGCATGTCCAAAGGGTGTATGTCCTAAATCATGTCCCAACGCAATTGCTTCAGCTAAGTCCTCATTCACCCTCAGCGCTCTGGCAATCGTTCTACCAATCTGAGCAACCTCAAGTGTATGCGTTAATCTCGTCCTATAATGATCTCCTTCAGGTGCAATAAAAACTTGGGTTTTATGCTTTAATCGTCTAAAAGCCTTAGAATGAATAATCCTATCTCGATCCCTCTGATATGAGTTTCTAATATCACAAAAGTCTTCATCTACTTCTCTACCTTTACTATTTTTGCTTAGCGAAGCATATGGGCTAAGTATCTTTGCCTCTAACTCCTCTTGCTGTTCCCTCAAGTTCATATCACAAGCCCCCCTTTCAACCATCTTATAACTATTATATACTCCTTCTTTAATAATAATCCTCTATTTGTCCCAATATTGACATATTTAAAAATGAAATACTCATATTTTCCCTACCCTAAAAATACAGAAACCCAAGAACGATATCCTTGGGCCATACTATTCCTAATAAATACAAGCTTTTCAATCATACTTCTTCTCTTTCTCACAATCATCCTTATGGATACACCCACTACAGCTTCCACAGCCACCACTCTTTCTAACTTTTAACACCTTTCTTATCGCTAGTACCACCATTAGCAAAACAACCAATAAAACCAATGCTGTTTCCATATAATCGCTCCTTTTATAACCTACATCTAACTAAGAAAAATTCTACTTCCAATTTGATATATCAAAAAAGCTACAAACCAAGCTATTGTCAATTGATATGCAAAAGAGAAAAATGTCCACTTCCATGAATTCGTTTCTTTTTTTATAATACCAATTGTTGCAACACATGGTGTATACAATAAACAGAAAGCCATAAACGCATAAGCACTCACAGCATTGAAGCCCGCTGCAATAAATGCTGATGTAAATCCACTTTCTGTAACACCAAAAATAACAGCCATACTGCTAACAACTATTTCTTTTCCCATAATTCCTGCAATCAAAGACAATGCAGCTTCCCAGGTTCCAAAACCAAGTGGTGCAAATATGGGTGCAATCGCTTTGCCAATATAAGCCCCAAAGCTTTCCGTCATATCCACGTGTCCACTAGGATTAAACTCTAAAATGAACCAAAGTACTACCGATGCAAGGAAGATCACAGTCCCAGCTCGTATGATATAATGTTTCACTTTTTCCCAAACAAAAATAGCAATTGTTTTAAAAGAAGGTTTTTTGTATTGAGGTAGTTCCATTATTAGCGCAGTCTTTCCTTTCTTCAAGGTAGCTTTAAAAACCAATGCTACTAAAATAGCTATAAACACACCCATCAAATAAAGCGAAAATGAAACTATAATTTCATATCCCGGAAAGAAAATTCTCGAAAACAATACATAAATCGGCATTTTAGCACTACAAGACATAAATGGTGTAATCATGGTTGTAATTAGACGATCATGTTCATTTTCTAATGTTCTTGCTGTCATAATAGCAGGAACTGAACAGCCGAACCCTAAAATCATAGGAATAAACGCTTTTCCATTTAATCCAATCTTGCACATAAATTTGTCCATTAACAATGCAACTCTTGCCATATAACCACTATCCTCAAGAATTGAAATAGCAATAAAAAGACAAGCTATATTTGGCAAAAACACAAGAATGCCTCCTACCCCTCCAATAATACCATCTACGATAAGGGCTACAACCCATTCTGTAACATGAATTGCAATGAGAAAATCTTTAATGAACCATGATAAGCCAAAAAGAATTGATTCAAATAAACCAGCGAAATAATTTCCTACACTAAAGGTAAAAGCAAAAACCATAATCATCATCAGTAAAAAAATCGGAATGCCTAAAAAATTATTCGTTATTACCTTGTCCACTTTATCTGAAAATGTCTCCTCTTCGTGATCAAATTGAAGCACTTCTTTAATAAAGCAGGATATGTAGTCATACTTAATCTTACCAATTTCTTCACTATAATTTTCAGATTTCCAATTAGGAAGTTTTAGCCTCTTCATTACTTCCGAATCTTTTTCAAGCAATTTAATTGCTAACCATCTGATAGCATTTTCATCTAATTTATGTGTTTCAGATATTTTGTCGCTTAATGTGTCAATATGTTGTTCAATTTCGGTTCCATAGTTAATTCTAATGGGAATATATTCACTTTTCATTTTAGCAGTCTTAATTAACTGATGTAATAATTTTGTTAATCCGCTTTGTTTGGTAGCAGAAACCGGAATTACTGAAACTCCTAGCTCACTAGATAATCTTTCTATATTAACGTTATACCCTTTGTTGTCCATAATATCCATCATATTTAAGACTACAACAACTGGCTTCCCCAGCTCAATTAATTGTAACGTTAAAAATAAATTTCTTTCTAAATTCGAAGCATCCACAATGTTAACTACAACATCCGGATCATAATTCATGATATATTCTCTAGTTAAAATCTCCTCCATAGAATATGGAGACAAACTATATATTCCAGGTAAATCGACTAAAGTTATCGTATTGCCATCATGTTTAATAATGCCTTCTTTTTTTTCGACAGTTACCCCTGCCCAGTTTCCTACTTTGTGTTTTGCTCCTGTATAAGCATTAAATAAAGTTGTTTTTCCACAATTAGGGTTTCCAACAAAAGCAACCTTAATTTGCATGTGCATGTCAATTACTCCTCTCTTCATTTTATGTCATAACTGACTTTCTTAAGCACCATGTTGTGTCCTATGCTCTGATTGATGTGATATATGTCTTTCATTTCCTCGCGTTTTTTTAGAACAATTATTGCAATGACTTGGTTCAACATGAATTTTTTCAGCAATATCTTTTCCTATAACCACTCTAGATCCTCTCACATTTAGAATAAAAGCATTGTTTGAGTAATAGGACATAATTTTAATTTTAATTCCTTGCGTTAGCCCCATATCTTGAAGCCTTTTTTTTATCTTCAATTCAGTGTCAATATTTATAATAGTAAACTGTTCGCCTTTTTTACCGTTGCTCAAAATCATATATAAACACCACCTTACTAGTTGATTTATTGTTATGAGAATGGATGTCATTTTCCTTTTAATTATACTCCAAATAGTAATAAAAAAGCAATGGTTATCTCTTATTGTTAACCATTGCTTTTCCATTACTTAATAATTAACAATATCACAGACATAATAAAACCTAATAGCCCACCTAACCAAGTTATTGCTCTTAATTCTTTCTTAGCAATGGTAAGAATAACCTCTTCAAAAATCTCAATTTCAAATGAATTAATTTGTTTTTCTACGATTGATGAAATCTTCACTGAGCCGATTAGTTTAATAACATATTTCTTGATCACGAAATGATAAAGCTCCAATACTTTTTTAGAAAGATTGCTCTTACCTTCAGGTGTAATTTGGATTGGGGAATAGATCATTTGCTCAATCAACTTCATTGTCAATTCCTCAGCTGAAGGTTTAATTGAATTCACATTGTCTTTCAATTTACTGTAAATATATTTTGAAAATTCATCCACTACTTCTTCAAGGCTTCCACTTGATATAGCGTTGGCCAATGCAAGTGGTGTCTTGTCCATATTATAAATATATGCACTTACTTTATCTATTAATGTTTTATTTAATATACTCTGCGCTACATACCTTGCAATTTCTTTTCTTGATTGTTCAGGTGCGATTTCACCTAAGGGCTTTTGAATCACCATAGCAATATATTCATTGATCGTTTTTGATATTTCAGTGGTTTCAATATTTTCATTTACAGTAGCAACAATGCTTTCATAAATTGACCCCGCATTCACAAACATAGAACCTAATGCACCAAATTTGCTTGAAATTACCGCAGTAATCATATCTTTGGCTTTTTCAGCGAAGCTTTCACTTATCAATATGTGATTGATTGCATCTTTAATTTTAGGTTCATTAAATGATACCAGATTTTGAATTTGCTTCATTAATTGTTGACCAAGAAGTTCTTCAATAGACTTATCTTCATCCATTAACAATTCAATTTCATTTGCCAATAGATCTATACTGCCGTCTGAATTGATCAGTTGATCCAAGAACAGTTGAAGTATTTCTTTGTTTTGAGTGGCAATTTCTTTTATCGTTTTTTCACCTAAAATTTTAATGATTTGTTCCTTTAATAACTGAATCATTTTGTTTTGTAATTCAGTATCCTTCAAACCATAAACTATCTTTTCTACAGCTAATCTTGATATGGTTCTACTAAATTGCTCAATTTCTTCTCTATTTTTAAATAATAAGGATAAGTTTAATGCTCCCTCCTTAATATGACTCTCCGCTTCAAAAAAAGATACAATGGTTTCTCCAATTGTGTCTGATGTTAATTCCTTTAGTATAACCTCGTCCGTAAGCAAGTACTGTTCAACAACCTCACCCATAGCCATGGTAATTCTTTCACGCTCTTTTGCAATTAAGCCTGGCGTAAATGGAACCTTTATACCAAATATTCGCTTTTCCTTATACGGTTTAAATAGCATTTTTATGGCAATCCAATTGGTTGTATATCCAATGATTGCTCCAACTATTGGTGTTGCAATATCTGAATAATTCATTATTCCACCTCTTTCTCTTTATTATATTCCAATCATATATTAAAGAATATGTTGCTTAATTGCTTGTGCAAATCCATGATCATTATTACTACCAGTTATATATTTTGCATGCTTTATTAGCTCCTGTGTTGCATTCTCAACAGCAACTCCATAACCTGAAGCTTCAACCATTTCTATATCATTATTATTATCACCTACTGCCATTACTTGCTCCATATCAATTCCTTTATGTTCACAATACATTTTTAACATATTACCCTTAGAAACTTGATTTGAAACTACCTCTAAAAAAATTTCATAGGATTTGAAAAAATGAAAGTTTGGAGTTTCTATATTTGCCATTTGGACAGCTATTTCATTTAAAACAAGTGGATCTCCAACAATCATTAGACGAGGGAAATTTTTTGTTAAAGCTGTTTCAAAGTTAGGTACGATAACTTGTTTGTAATTATTCAAACCTCTTTCGATTTCAGTGTATTCATTTGACTTATTGCAGATTAAAGTGTTTTTATTGTGTAAAATAAATGCAACATCATAGCTATTAAATTTATCATATACATCAGCTATTACATCTTTTCTTAAATAATTCATTTCCAGATCTTCCAATATGCCTTCTTCTGAAAGTTCAACTCCGTTAGTTCCAATCATAATATCAACATACTCACTAAAATGATACTCAATCGCAATCTTTTCAATTACAGATAGCGCCCTGCCACTAGCAATTCCAAATAGAATATTTTTTTCCCTTAATTGTTTTATTGCCTCGATATTTTCTTCACTTACATGTCCATTATCATCTAATAATGTACCATCTAAGTCTGTAACAACAAGCTGTATCATCTTTATCAACCCTTTCTTTTATAACTATTTACAATTATTGTACCCACTACCTTATCTTAGTAATAAAGCCTCTCAAAAGTCTGAGAGGCTTTAAATAAAATCTAATTATTTACCAGATTTAATTGCAGCTTGAGCAGCAGCAAGTCTAGCGATTGGCACTCTAAATGGTGAACAGGAAACATAATCAAGTCCAATATTATGGCAGAATTCGATTGAAGATGGGTCTCCACCGTGCTCTCCACAAATACCTAACTTAATGTTTGGTCTAACTTTTCTTCCTTTATCACAAGCCATTTGAACCAATTGTCCAACACCTGATTGATCTAATCTTCCAAATGGGTCGGATTCAAAGATTGATTTTTTGTAGTAATCATCTAAGAAGCTACCAGCATCATCTCTAGAAAAGCCAAATGTCATTTGAGTTAAGTCATTTGTACCAAAGGAGAAGAATTCAGCTTCTTTTGCAATTTCATCTGCAAGTAATGCAGCTCTAGGAATTTCAATCATAGTACCAACCATGTATTTCATTTCAATTCCAGATGCAGCAATGGCTTTTTCAACTGCTTCAACAACAACTTTCTTTACATATACCAATTCTTTGATTTCACATACAAGTGGAATCATAATCTCAGGAACGATATCAAAGCCTTTTTCTTTCTTAACTTCAAGTGCAGCTTCAATGATTGCTCTAGCTTGCATTTCAGCAATTTCTGGATAAGTTACTGCTAAACGGCAACCTCTATGACCTAACATTGGGTTAAATTCATGTAAACTATCTACTGTTTCTTTCAATTCTTCAAAAGTTAAGCCCATATCTTTTGCTAAGTTTCTAATATCGTCCTCTGCATGAGGTAAGAACTCATGTAATGGTGGGTCAAGCAAACGAACTGTCATAGGCATACCTTTAAGTGCTTCATACATACCTTTGAAGTCACCTTTTTGGAAAGGTATTAATTCTTCTAACGCAGCTTTTCTTTCTTCGATTGATTTAGAAACGATCATTTTTCTAATTTTTGGAATTCTATCTTCTTCAAAGAACATATGCTCAGTACGACATAAGCCAATACCTTCAGCGCCAAACTCAACCGCATTGATTGCGTCTTTAGGACTGTCAGCGTTTGTTCTTACTTTTAATGTTCTGAACTCATCTGCCCATGCCATAAATGTTTTGAAGTGACCACTAATTTCAGGATCAACTGTTTTAATATCTTCAATATAAATAGTACCTGCTGTACCATCTAATGAAATATAATCGCCTTCTTTCACTGTTTGACCGGCAATTGTGAATGTTTTCGCTTCTTCATTAATTTTAATATCTCCACAACCAGATACACAGCAAGTACCCATACCACGTGCAACTACTGCTGCATGAGATGTCATACCACCACGAACTGTTAAGATACCTTTTGCAGCAGCCATACCTTCAATGTCTTCAGGTGAAGTTTCAAGTCTAACTAAGATAACTCTTTCACCTTTTTTTGCAGCTGCAACAGCGTCTTCTGCTGTAAAATAAACTTTACCTGCAGCAGCACCAGGAGATGCAGCTAACCCTGATCCAACAACTGTTGCAGCTTTAAGAGCAGCTACATCAAAGTTTGGATGTAATAATTGATCTAATTGCTTAGGATCAACCTTCATTAAAGCTTCTTTAGGTGTTGCTAAGCCTTCTTCTACTAACTCAACAGCAATTCTTAGTGCTGCTTGAGCAGTTCTTTTACCATTACGTGTTTGTAAGAAGTAAAGTGTTCCTTTTTCGATGGTGAACTCCATATCTTGCATATCTTTGTAATGATTTTCAAGCTTAGTCGCAATAGCCATAAATTCTGCGTAAGCTTCTGGCATATCTTTTTCTAATCTTGTTATTGGTTCTGGTGTTCTAATACCTGCAACAACGTCTTCACCTTGTGCATTTAATAAGTATTCACCGTAAATTAATTTTTCTCCAGTAGATGGATTTCTAGTAAAGGCAACTCCAGTACCAGAACCGTCTCCCATATTACCAAATACCATTGCTTGAACATTTACTGCTGTTCCCCAGTCACCAGGTATATCATTCATTCTTCTATAGATAACTGCTCTTTCATTATTCCATGAACCAAATACAGCTTCTACTGATGCCATTAATTGTTCTCTAGGATCTTGAGGGAACTCTGTATTTAATTGTTCTTTATAATACGCTTTGTAAGCATTAATTACATCTTTTAAGTCTTCTGCACTTAATTCAAGGTCATTTTCAAAGCCTTTAGCTTCTTTAATGTCATCTAAAATTCTTTCAAATTTGTGTTTTGATAGGCCTTTAACAACATCAGAGAACATTTGAATAAATCTTCTATAAGAGTCATATGCAAATCTTGGATTGCCTGTACCTTTTGCAAAACCTTCTACGGATATATCATTAAGTCCAAGGTTAAGTACTGTGTCCATCATACCAGGCATTGAAGCTCTTGATCCTGAACGAACTGATACTAGTAATGGCATATTCACATCACCAAATTTTTTGTCGGATATTTTTTCTAATGCTTTAATACCGTCATCAATTTGTCCTAATATTAAATCTGCAATTACCTTACCATCATCATAGTATTTTGTACATGCTTCTGTTGTAACTGTAAATCCTTGTGGGATTGGAAGTCCAAGAATAGT
This genomic interval from Firmicutes bacterium HGW-Firmicutes-1 contains the following:
- a CDS encoding DNA primase, which produces MFYPDELVEEIRYQNDIVEVISQYVRLNKKGTSHFGLCPFHNEKTPSFSVAQDKQIYHCFGCGAGGNVITFVMEYENYSFVEAIKALADRVNISLPEPEISEEMRRMVQYKQQLYDANKEAAKYFYHQTNVPLGKKASDYLNDRGIESETRKKFGLGFSHFFRDDLYQYLKGKGYADAVLTDSGLVLEDKSKPGEVYDRFFNRVMFPIFDIHNRVIGFGGRVLGDGMPKYLNSPETKLFDKSKNLYGLNIARTSRRNNIILVEGYMDVISLHQAGFDNTVASLGTAFTQGQSNLLKRYTNEVIIAYDSDKAGINAILKAIPIMEASDITVRVLKMLPYKDPDDFIKAEGAERFEEIISSSIPSFMFEVEQLEAKYNLSDPDHKTKFYQSIAKKLVELENEIKRDSYFEAMINRYSMNPKALQSEMEKIGKDVGIVTHKREDAYSEGKIKNRLSKDSIEVAQKNILTFIVSHKDIFEAVRPYIKPLEFVDGLYSQVAGIIFELYEENLELNPAMIINKFIELEQQNKVAQIFNNDVKVENGMQFEKMVNESVQILKNAYIDKMSGQITDIKDLQDLIKVKRQLQDLYISLNHG
- a CDS encoding deoxyguanosinetriphosphate triphosphohydrolase, giving the protein MNLREQQEELEAKILSPYASLSKNSKGREVDEDFCDIRNSYQRDRDRIIHSKAFRRLKHKTQVFIAPEGDHYRTRLTHTLEVAQIGRTIARALRVNEDLAEAIALGHDLGHTPFGHAGEYALDEICSQGFRHYEQSLRVVEKLENKGQGLNLTWEVRDGILNHPTKGKPNTLEGQIIRLSDKIAYINHDIDDAIRGKILDVKDLPSIYTDVLGKTSRERISNLIHDIVNQSLNQEEIKMSPDMDDAMKELRVFMFNNVYIGSKAKDHEDKAKNMLMQLFLYFKEKPHILPPEYIDMIEIEGEPLERVVCDYVAGMTDRYAIGKFYDLFIPSSWKEI
- the feoB gene encoding ferrous iron transport protein B, yielding MHMQIKVAFVGNPNCGKTTLFNAYTGAKHKVGNWAGVTVEKKEGIIKHDGNTITLVDLPGIYSLSPYSMEEILTREYIMNYDPDVVVNIVDASNLERNLFLTLQLIELGKPVVVVLNMMDIMDNKGYNVNIERLSSELGVSVIPVSATKQSGLTKLLHQLIKTAKMKSEYIPIRINYGTEIEQHIDTLSDKISETHKLDENAIRWLAIKLLEKDSEVMKRLKLPNWKSENYSEEIGKIKYDYISCFIKEVLQFDHEEETFSDKVDKVITNNFLGIPIFLLMMIMVFAFTFSVGNYFAGLFESILFGLSWFIKDFLIAIHVTEWVVALIVDGIIGGVGGILVFLPNIACLFIAISILEDSGYMARVALLMDKFMCKIGLNGKAFIPMILGFGCSVPAIMTARTLENEHDRLITTMITPFMSCSAKMPIYVLFSRIFFPGYEIIVSFSLYLMGVFIAILVALVFKATLKKGKTALIMELPQYKKPSFKTIAIFVWEKVKHYIIRAGTVIFLASVVLWFILEFNPSGHVDMTESFGAYIGKAIAPIFAPLGFGTWEAALSLIAGIMGKEIVVSSMAVIFGVTESGFTSAFIAAGFNAVSAYAFMAFCLLYTPCVATIGIIKKETNSWKWTFFSFAYQLTIAWFVAFLIYQIGSRIFLS
- a CDS encoding pyruvate, phosphate dikinase, which codes for MSNKYVYMFNEGDASMKNLLGGKGANLAEMTILGLPIPQGFTVTTEACTKYYDDGKVIADLILGQIDDGIKALEKISDKKFGDVNMPLLVSVRSGSRASMPGMMDTVLNLGLNDISVEGFAKGTGNPRFAYDSYRRFIQMFSDVVKGLSKHKFERILDDIKEAKGFENDLELSAEDLKDVINAYKAYYKEQLNTEFPQDPREQLMASVEAVFGSWNNERAVIYRRMNDIPGDWGTAVNVQAMVFGNMGDGSGTGVAFTRNPSTGEKLIYGEYLLNAQGEDVVAGIRTPEPITRLEKDMPEAYAEFMAIATKLENHYKDMQDMEFTIEKGTLYFLQTRNGKRTAQAALRIAVELVEEGLATPKEALMKVDPKQLDQLLHPNFDVAALKAATVVGSGLAASPGAAAGKVYFTAEDAVAAAKKGERVILVRLETSPEDIEGMAAAKGILTVRGGMTSHAAVVARGMGTCCVSGCGDIKINEEAKTFTIAGQTVKEGDYISLDGTAGTIYIEDIKTVDPEISGHFKTFMAWADEFRTLKVRTNADSPKDAINAVEFGAEGIGLCRTEHMFFEEDRIPKIRKMIVSKSIEERKAALEELIPFQKGDFKGMYEALKGMPMTVRLLDPPLHEFLPHAEDDIRNLAKDMGLTFEELKETVDSLHEFNPMLGHRGCRLAVTYPEIAEMQARAIIEAALEVKKEKGFDIVPEIMIPLVCEIKELVYVKKVVVEAVEKAIAASGIEMKYMVGTMIEIPRAALLADEIAKEAEFFSFGTNDLTQMTFGFSRDDAGSFLDDYYKKSIFESDPFGRLDQSGVGQLVQMACDKGRKVRPNIKLGICGEHGGDPSSIEFCHNIGLDYVSCSPFRVPIARLAAAQAAIKSGK